From the genome of Pogona vitticeps strain Pit_001003342236 chromosome 10, PviZW2.1, whole genome shotgun sequence, one region includes:
- the GINS2 gene encoding DNA replication complex GINS protein PSF2 isoform X4: MDAAEVEFLAEQELVTIIPNFSLDRIYLIGGDLGPFNPGLPVEVPLWLAISLKQRQKCRLMPPEWMDIEKLEQIREQERKEDTFTPMPSPYYMELTKLLLNYAADNIPKADEIRTLVKDTWDTRIAKLRLSADSFVRQQEAHARFRVP, from the exons ATGGACGCCGCCGAGGTCGAATTCTTGGCCGAGCAGGAGCTGGTGACCATTATCCCCAACTTCAGCCTGGACCGGATTTACCTCATCGGG GGTGACTTGGGTCCCTTTAATCCTGGGCTGCCTGTGGAAGTACCTCTCTGGCTAGCTATCAGCCTAAAACAGAGGCAGAAATGTCGACTGATGCCTCCAGAATGGATGGATATAG AAAAGCTGGAGCAGATCCGAGAGCAGGAACGCAAAGAAGACACTTTCACCCCAATGCCTAGTCCTTACTACATGGAATTAACTAAGTTGCTGCTGAATTA TGCTGCAGACAATATTCCAAAAGCAGATGAGATCCGAACACTGGTTAAGGACACATGGGACACCCGAATTGCAAAACTCCGGTTGTCTGCAGATAGCTTTGTCAGACAGCAGGAAGCTCATGCCAGG TTCAGAGTCCCTTGA
- the GINS2 gene encoding DNA replication complex GINS protein PSF2 isoform X1 — protein MDAAEVEFLAEQELVTIIPNFSLDRIYLIGGDLGPFNPGLPVEVPLWLAISLKQRQKCRLMPPEWMDIEKLEQIREQERKEDTFTPMPSPYYMELTKLLLNYAADNIPKADEIRTLVKDTWDTRIAKLRLSADSFVRQQEAHAREKRWDIHEINEIISILVLFFLKKMILDMEGSGVGAVQGSLYIVCNSTSFCASFFSPLCSDCIQPLWFWSQQNLEYTGGQSHMHTQWRRCAPERQSPAQWGRKLEGTLVLCLPDLLLLHSTFFKATISPYLPILLEASKRWICLFCCFGHNTLATSRNFSLWCFLLTVSCLFVHSRGTTAVLPT, from the exons ATGGACGCCGCCGAGGTCGAATTCTTGGCCGAGCAGGAGCTGGTGACCATTATCCCCAACTTCAGCCTGGACCGGATTTACCTCATCGGG GGTGACTTGGGTCCCTTTAATCCTGGGCTGCCTGTGGAAGTACCTCTCTGGCTAGCTATCAGCCTAAAACAGAGGCAGAAATGTCGACTGATGCCTCCAGAATGGATGGATATAG AAAAGCTGGAGCAGATCCGAGAGCAGGAACGCAAAGAAGACACTTTCACCCCAATGCCTAGTCCTTACTACATGGAATTAACTAAGTTGCTGCTGAATTA TGCTGCAGACAATATTCCAAAAGCAGATGAGATCCGAACACTGGTTAAGGACACATGGGACACCCGAATTGCAAAACTCCGGTTGTCTGCAGATAGCTTTGTCAGACAGCAGGAAGCTCATGCCAGG gaaaaaaggtgggatatacatgaaataaatgaaattatttctattttagttttattttttttaaagaaaatgatatTGGACATGGAGGGTTCAGGGGTGGGTGCTGTGCAAGGTTCCCTCTATATTGTGTGCAACTCCACCTCCTTCTGTgcaagttttttttctcctttgtgcaGTGATTGcattcaacccctttggttctggtcacaaCAGAACCTTGAATACACAGGGGGGCAgagtcacatgcacacacagtggAGAAGATGCGCACCAGAGAGGCAGAGTCCTGCCCAGtggggcagaaaattagagggtacattggtgCTGTGCCTTCCAGATCTCTTACTCCTgcattcaactttttttaaagctactatTTCCCCATACCTTCCTATACTTTTAGAAGCCTCTAAAAGATggatttgtcttttttgttgctTTGGGCATAATACTTTAGCCACTTCAAGAAATTTTTCTCTCTGGTGTTTTCTGTTGACTGTCAGCTGTCTTTTTGTTCATTCTAGAGGTACTACAGCAGTTTTGCCTACCTGA
- the GINS2 gene encoding DNA replication complex GINS protein PSF2 isoform X3, with protein MDAAEVEFLAEQELVTIIPNFSLDRIYLIGGDLGPFNPGLPVEVPLWLAISLKQRQKCRLMPPEWMDIEKLEQIREQERKEDTFTPMPSPYYMELTKLLLNYAADNIPKADEIRTLVKDTWDTRIAKLRLSADSFVRQQEAHARLDNLTLMEINTTGAFLIQALDHMYKLRTNLQPGGSAQSQDF; from the exons ATGGACGCCGCCGAGGTCGAATTCTTGGCCGAGCAGGAGCTGGTGACCATTATCCCCAACTTCAGCCTGGACCGGATTTACCTCATCGGG GGTGACTTGGGTCCCTTTAATCCTGGGCTGCCTGTGGAAGTACCTCTCTGGCTAGCTATCAGCCTAAAACAGAGGCAGAAATGTCGACTGATGCCTCCAGAATGGATGGATATAG AAAAGCTGGAGCAGATCCGAGAGCAGGAACGCAAAGAAGACACTTTCACCCCAATGCCTAGTCCTTACTACATGGAATTAACTAAGTTGCTGCTGAATTA TGCTGCAGACAATATTCCAAAAGCAGATGAGATCCGAACACTGGTTAAGGACACATGGGACACCCGAATTGCAAAACTCCGGTTGTCTGCAGATAGCTTTGTCAGACAGCAGGAAGCTCATGCCAGG CTGGATAATCTGACTTTGATGGAGATCAACACTACTGGCGCTTTCCTTATACAAGCTTTAGATCACATGTACAAGCTTCGTACAAATCTCCAGCCTGGAGGGAGTGCACAGTCACAAGATTTTTGA